A portion of the Maniola hyperantus chromosome 24, iAphHyp1.2, whole genome shotgun sequence genome contains these proteins:
- the LOC117993430 gene encoding cytochrome P450 4V2-like isoform X3 produces MLSVALILVFLSCGILAWRRRNRNKDEPPPLPGALPLIGHIHLFLGNSSQLWNTVKKMSHDSLNAGGVSSLYIGPRTTYFVTDPEDCLHIAKTSLQNDAFYDFGKPWLGDGLITAALTVMAVDVSDKSLLNSEYVHATQNMHKFIIERFQKPWLHSDVMFNRSSLKREQDESMKIMHNMSNTVLKNRKAEYWDDKKCTETEETVKGPKFRPFMDFLLELAIEKDAFNDRQIKEHVDTLLLSGYDTTASVLMYTMLLVGSYPEVQEKIFDELLNVFGDEDRDVTKQDLSQLVYLEAVLKETIRMYPLAPIIARKLDQDIRLRNYTLWNGRTCFLSAYGLHRHPMWGPDVEQFKPERWLNSETLPQCPTAFSGFGLGRRSCIGKTYALMSMKTTLAHVFRRYRVSGNHLLMTNKLDITLKPASGHHVIIEMRKKT; encoded by the exons ATGTTGTCGGTGGCTCTTATACTAGTATTTCTGTCGTGCGGTATATTGGCGTGGCGACGGAGAAACAGGAATAAAGATGAGCCCCCACCTCTCCCGGGCGCGCTGCCACTGATTGGACACATTCACTTGTTTCTTGGAAACAGTTCAC AACTATGGAATACAGTGAAAAAAATGAGCCATGATTCTTTGAACGCCGGTGGAGTTTCGTCTCTTTATATTGGACCCAGAACAACATACT ttgtaACAGACCCAGAAGACTGTTTGCATATCGCCAAGACATCTTTACAAAATGACGCCTTTTACGACTTCGGAAAACCCTGGTTAGGTGACGGATTAATAACTGCTGCAT TAACTGTTATGGCAGTGGACGTAAGTGACAAGAGCTTGCTGAACAGCGAGTACGTACATGCTACACAGAACATGCACAAATTTATCATAGAGAGGTTCCAGAAGCCCTGGCTGCACAGTGACGTCATGTTTAACCGATCCTCCTTGAAGAGGGAGCAGGACGAAAGTATGAAGATCATGCATAACATGTCAAACACT GTTCTCAAAAACAGAAAAGCAGAATACTGGGATGATAAAAAATGCACGGAGACCGAAGAAACGGTAAAAG GTCCAAAATTCAGACCCTTCATGGACTTTCTCCTGGAACTAGCGATAGAGAAAGATGCATTTAATGACCGGCAGATCAAAGAACACGTCGATACCCTATTGCTCAGTGGATATGACACCACAGCTAGTGTACTGATGTACACCATGCTGTTGGTTGGATCCTACCCTGAGGTTCAGGAGAAAATTTTTGATGA GTTGCTCAACGTCTTCGGTGACGAAGACAGGGACGTCACGAAGCAAGATCTATCACAGCTGGTGTACCTGGAGGCTGTGTTGAAGGAAACCATACGCATGTATCCCCTCGCGCCCATCATAGCAAGAAAACTTGATCAAGACATAAGACtac gaaatTATACTCTCTGGAATGGTCGAACGTGTTTCTTGTCTGCCTATGGACTCCATAGACACCCCATGTGGGGTCCAGATGTTGAGCAGTTCAAGCCGGAACGCTGGCTGAACTCCGAAACGTTGCCTCAATGTCCCACTGCGTTTTCTGGCTTTGGTTTGGGAAGGAGAAGCTGTATAG GAAAAACATACGCGTTGATGTCAATGAAGACCACCCTGGCTCACGTGTTCCGACGCTACAGGGTGTCCGGAAATCACTTGTTGATGACCAATAAGCTGGACATCACGCTAAAGCCAGCATCAGGACACCATGTGATAATTGAAATGAggaaaaaaacataa
- the LOC117993430 gene encoding cytochrome P450 4V2-like isoform X1, whose amino-acid sequence MLSVALILVFLSCGILAWRRRNRNKDEPPPLPGALPLIGHIHLFLGNSSQLWNTVKKMSHDSLNAGGVSSLYIGPRTTYFVTDPEDCLHIAKTSLQNDAFYDFGKPWLGDGLITAAFPIWKVHRKLLNPAFNQFILDGFIDVFNRQARRLVKDLEGEVDKGPFDQFDYLLLSSLETTCLTVMAVDVSDKSLLNSEYVHATQNMHKFIIERFQKPWLHSDVMFNRSSLKREQDESMKIMHNMSNTVLKNRKAEYWDDKKCTETEETVKGPKFRPFMDFLLELAIEKDAFNDRQIKEHVDTLLLSGYDTTASVLMYTMLLVGSYPEVQEKIFDELLNVFGDEDRDVTKQDLSQLVYLEAVLKETIRMYPLAPIIARKLDQDIRLRNYTLWNGRTCFLSAYGLHRHPMWGPDVEQFKPERWLNSETLPQCPTAFSGFGLGRRSCIGKTYALMSMKTTLAHVFRRYRVSGNHLLMTNKLDITLKPASGHHVIIEMRKKT is encoded by the exons ATGTTGTCGGTGGCTCTTATACTAGTATTTCTGTCGTGCGGTATATTGGCGTGGCGACGGAGAAACAGGAATAAAGATGAGCCCCCACCTCTCCCGGGCGCGCTGCCACTGATTGGACACATTCACTTGTTTCTTGGAAACAGTTCAC AACTATGGAATACAGTGAAAAAAATGAGCCATGATTCTTTGAACGCCGGTGGAGTTTCGTCTCTTTATATTGGACCCAGAACAACATACT ttgtaACAGACCCAGAAGACTGTTTGCATATCGCCAAGACATCTTTACAAAATGACGCCTTTTACGACTTCGGAAAACCCTGGTTAGGTGACGGATTAATAACTGCTGCAT TTCCAATATGGAAAGTACATCGGAAGCTACTGAATCCAGCATTCAATCAGTTCATTCTAGATGGATTTATAGATGTCTTCAACAGACAAGCTCGTCGTCTGGTCAAGGATCTAGAAGGGGAAGTCGACAAAGGACCGTTCGACCAGTTTGATTATCTTTTGCTTAGTTCTCTGGAAACTACATGCC TAACTGTTATGGCAGTGGACGTAAGTGACAAGAGCTTGCTGAACAGCGAGTACGTACATGCTACACAGAACATGCACAAATTTATCATAGAGAGGTTCCAGAAGCCCTGGCTGCACAGTGACGTCATGTTTAACCGATCCTCCTTGAAGAGGGAGCAGGACGAAAGTATGAAGATCATGCATAACATGTCAAACACT GTTCTCAAAAACAGAAAAGCAGAATACTGGGATGATAAAAAATGCACGGAGACCGAAGAAACGGTAAAAG GTCCAAAATTCAGACCCTTCATGGACTTTCTCCTGGAACTAGCGATAGAGAAAGATGCATTTAATGACCGGCAGATCAAAGAACACGTCGATACCCTATTGCTCAGTGGATATGACACCACAGCTAGTGTACTGATGTACACCATGCTGTTGGTTGGATCCTACCCTGAGGTTCAGGAGAAAATTTTTGATGA GTTGCTCAACGTCTTCGGTGACGAAGACAGGGACGTCACGAAGCAAGATCTATCACAGCTGGTGTACCTGGAGGCTGTGTTGAAGGAAACCATACGCATGTATCCCCTCGCGCCCATCATAGCAAGAAAACTTGATCAAGACATAAGACtac gaaatTATACTCTCTGGAATGGTCGAACGTGTTTCTTGTCTGCCTATGGACTCCATAGACACCCCATGTGGGGTCCAGATGTTGAGCAGTTCAAGCCGGAACGCTGGCTGAACTCCGAAACGTTGCCTCAATGTCCCACTGCGTTTTCTGGCTTTGGTTTGGGAAGGAGAAGCTGTATAG GAAAAACATACGCGTTGATGTCAATGAAGACCACCCTGGCTCACGTGTTCCGACGCTACAGGGTGTCCGGAAATCACTTGTTGATGACCAATAAGCTGGACATCACGCTAAAGCCAGCATCAGGACACCATGTGATAATTGAAATGAggaaaaaaacataa
- the LOC117993430 gene encoding cytochrome P450 4V2-like isoform X2, translating into MSHDSLNAGGVSSLYIGPRTTYFVTDPEDCLHIAKTSLQNDAFYDFGKPWLGDGLITAAFPIWKVHRKLLNPAFNQFILDGFIDVFNRQARRLVKDLEGEVDKGPFDQFDYLLLSSLETTCLTVMAVDVSDKSLLNSEYVHATQNMHKFIIERFQKPWLHSDVMFNRSSLKREQDESMKIMHNMSNTVLKNRKAEYWDDKKCTETEETVKGPKFRPFMDFLLELAIEKDAFNDRQIKEHVDTLLLSGYDTTASVLMYTMLLVGSYPEVQEKIFDELLNVFGDEDRDVTKQDLSQLVYLEAVLKETIRMYPLAPIIARKLDQDIRLRNYTLWNGRTCFLSAYGLHRHPMWGPDVEQFKPERWLNSETLPQCPTAFSGFGLGRRSCIGKTYALMSMKTTLAHVFRRYRVSGNHLLMTNKLDITLKPASGHHVIIEMRKKT; encoded by the exons ATGAGCCATGATTCTTTGAACGCCGGTGGAGTTTCGTCTCTTTATATTGGACCCAGAACAACATACT ttgtaACAGACCCAGAAGACTGTTTGCATATCGCCAAGACATCTTTACAAAATGACGCCTTTTACGACTTCGGAAAACCCTGGTTAGGTGACGGATTAATAACTGCTGCAT TTCCAATATGGAAAGTACATCGGAAGCTACTGAATCCAGCATTCAATCAGTTCATTCTAGATGGATTTATAGATGTCTTCAACAGACAAGCTCGTCGTCTGGTCAAGGATCTAGAAGGGGAAGTCGACAAAGGACCGTTCGACCAGTTTGATTATCTTTTGCTTAGTTCTCTGGAAACTACATGCC TAACTGTTATGGCAGTGGACGTAAGTGACAAGAGCTTGCTGAACAGCGAGTACGTACATGCTACACAGAACATGCACAAATTTATCATAGAGAGGTTCCAGAAGCCCTGGCTGCACAGTGACGTCATGTTTAACCGATCCTCCTTGAAGAGGGAGCAGGACGAAAGTATGAAGATCATGCATAACATGTCAAACACT GTTCTCAAAAACAGAAAAGCAGAATACTGGGATGATAAAAAATGCACGGAGACCGAAGAAACGGTAAAAG GTCCAAAATTCAGACCCTTCATGGACTTTCTCCTGGAACTAGCGATAGAGAAAGATGCATTTAATGACCGGCAGATCAAAGAACACGTCGATACCCTATTGCTCAGTGGATATGACACCACAGCTAGTGTACTGATGTACACCATGCTGTTGGTTGGATCCTACCCTGAGGTTCAGGAGAAAATTTTTGATGA GTTGCTCAACGTCTTCGGTGACGAAGACAGGGACGTCACGAAGCAAGATCTATCACAGCTGGTGTACCTGGAGGCTGTGTTGAAGGAAACCATACGCATGTATCCCCTCGCGCCCATCATAGCAAGAAAACTTGATCAAGACATAAGACtac gaaatTATACTCTCTGGAATGGTCGAACGTGTTTCTTGTCTGCCTATGGACTCCATAGACACCCCATGTGGGGTCCAGATGTTGAGCAGTTCAAGCCGGAACGCTGGCTGAACTCCGAAACGTTGCCTCAATGTCCCACTGCGTTTTCTGGCTTTGGTTTGGGAAGGAGAAGCTGTATAG GAAAAACATACGCGTTGATGTCAATGAAGACCACCCTGGCTCACGTGTTCCGACGCTACAGGGTGTCCGGAAATCACTTGTTGATGACCAATAAGCTGGACATCACGCTAAAGCCAGCATCAGGACACCATGTGATAATTGAAATGAggaaaaaaacataa
- the LOC117993431 gene encoding cytochrome P450 4C1-like translates to MLTVALILVFLSCGILAWRRRNRNKDEPPPLPGALPLIGHFHLILGNNSQLWNGVKKVAYETLNAGGVTSVYLGPRTVYFVTDPDDCLKIANTCLQKDIVYKFLKPWLGEGLLTGDLQIWKEHRKLLNPAFNQSVLDEFIDIFNRMARRLVKDLEVEVDKGPFDQFDYIQPNVLETICLTALAVDFSDESLLNSEYINALENILKYVVERFQKLWLHSDVVFNWSFLKRKQDECLKILHNMSNTVLKKRKAEYLNNTLHKGTEDATKGVKFRPFMDLLLELAIEKDAVSDREIREHVDTMLFAGHDTTATSLMYTMLLVGSYPEVQKKLFEELNNVFGDDDRDITKQDLSQLVYLEAVLKESMRFYPVAPVIIRLLDQDVKLRNYTLSKDRACFLSTYGVHRHPVWGPDFEEFKPERWLDFETLPKCPTAFSGFGMGRRVCIGKTYAMMSMKITMAHVFRRYRVSGNHLLMTTKLDVLQKPVSGHHVAIEIRKNNT, encoded by the exons ATGTTGACGGTAGCTCTTATACTAGTATTTCTGTCGTGCGGTATATTGGCGTGGCGACGGAGAAACAGGAATAAAGATGAGCCCCCACCTCTCCCGGGCGCGCTGCCACTGATTGGACACTTTCACTTGATTCTTGGGAACAATTCAC AACTATGGAATGGAGTAAAAAAGGTGGCCTATGAGACCTTGAACGCCGGTGGAGTTACATCCGTTTATCTTGGACCTAGAACAGTATact TTGTAACAGACCCAGACGACTGTTTGAAAATCGCCAACACATGTTTACAAAAGGACATCGTTTACAAATTCTTAAAACCCTGGCTTGGCGAGGGATTATTGACTGGTGATT TACAAATATGGAAAGAACATCGGAAACTTCTGAATCCAGCATTCAATCAGTCTGTACTCGATGAATTTATAGACATTTTCAACAGAATGGCTCGTCGTCTGGTCAAGGATCTAGAAGTGGAAGTCGACAAAGGACCCTTTGACCAATTTGATTATATTCAGCCTAATGTTCTGGAAACTATATGCC TAACAGCTTTAGCAGTTGACTTCAGCGATGAGAGTTTACTGAACAGCGAATACATTAATGCTTTAGAGAATATATTGAAATACGTAGTAGAGAGGTTCCAGAAGCTCTGGCTGCACAGTGACGTGGTGTTCAATTGGTCCTTCTTGAAGAGGAAGCAGGATGAATGTCTGAAGATCTTGCACAATATGTCAAACACT GTCCTTAAAAAGAGGAAAGCTGAATACTTGAACAATACACTTCACAAAGGGACTGAAGATGCGACAAAAG GTGTGAAATTCCGACCCTTCATGGACCTTCTCCTTGAACTAGCAATAGAGAAAGATGCCGTCAGCGACCGGGAAATCAGGGAACATGTTGACACCATGCTGTTCGCTGGGCACGACACTACAGCAACTTCACTTATGTATACGATGCTGTTGGTTGGATCCTACCCTGAGGTTCAAAAGAAATTATTTGAAga GTTAAATAACGTTTTCGGTGACGATGACAGGGACATTACAAAACAAGATCTATCACAGCTGGTGTACCTGGAAGCTGTATTGAAAGAAAGTATGCGCTTTTACCCCGTCGCACCCGTGATCATAAGACTTCTTGATCAAGATGTCAAActac GCAACTACACTCTCTCGAAGGATCGAGCGTGTTTCCTGTCAACCTATGGAGTCCACAGACACCCCGTGTGGGGTCCAGATTTTGAGGAATTCAAGCCAGAACGCTGGCTGGACTTTGAAACGTTACCAAAATGTCCAACTGCGTTTTCTGGATTTGGTATGGGAAGAAGAGTCTGTATAG gaAAAACATACGCTATGATGTCAATGAAGATCACTATGGCTCACGTGTTCCGACGATACAGGGTGTCCGGGAATCACTTGTTGATGACGACTAAGCTGGACGTCCTGCAAAAGCCAGTATCAGGACACCATGTAGCGATTGAAATTAGGAAAAATAATACGTAA